A region of Syntrophorhabdus sp. DNA encodes the following proteins:
- a CDS encoding response regulator transcription factor, translated as MTSQLIAVVDDEPDILELVSLHLKRSNFRASGFADAQSFYQFLAKEVPDLVILDLMLPDVDGLEICKYLRAQERFSSIPVIMLTAKTEETDKVIGLELGADDYVTKPFSPRELVARVRAVLRRHGRSEDDARKIVISGLVVVDLDRHEVEVEGKKVELTPTEFRILELLASRRGRIQSRDQILTHLWGDEKYVIDRTVDVHIRHLREKLGNAAHIIKNVRGAGYRVEE; from the coding sequence ATGACAAGCCAATTGATAGCGGTCGTCGACGACGAGCCGGACATACTGGAGTTGGTGTCGCTCCACCTGAAGAGATCGAACTTCCGTGCGAGCGGGTTTGCCGACGCGCAGTCCTTCTACCAGTTCCTGGCGAAGGAGGTGCCGGACCTTGTCATACTCGACCTCATGCTTCCCGACGTGGACGGATTGGAGATCTGCAAGTACTTGAGGGCGCAGGAGCGTTTCTCCTCCATCCCCGTGATCATGCTCACGGCAAAGACGGAGGAGACGGACAAGGTCATCGGTCTGGAGCTGGGGGCCGACGATTACGTGACGAAACCCTTTTCTCCCCGCGAGCTTGTTGCCAGGGTGCGAGCGGTCTTGAGGCGGCATGGCCGGAGCGAGGATGATGCCCGCAAAATCGTTATTTCCGGACTCGTTGTCGTCGATCTCGACAGGCACGAGGTGGAGGTCGAGGGGAAAAAGGTGGAGTTGACCCCGACGGAATTCAGGATACTCGAGCTCCTCGCCTCGCGCCGGGGCCGTATCCAGTCCCGGGACCAGATATTGACCCATCTCTGGGGTGACGAAAAGTACGTCATCGACCGAACCGTTGACGTCCACATCAGGCACCTGCGCGAGAAGCTTGGCAATGCCGCCCATATCATAAAGAATGTCCGTGGCGCCGGATACAGGGTGGAGGAATGA
- a CDS encoding HD domain-containing protein: MRDAKYMAIPPGAILPGSLPRFKIYVLAPDGRYILWARAGNEVGRDRLAMLAETGQKEVFIDLDEEIKYEKYLENNLGTILENQGMPDDQKAEVFSRVSTNVVKDTFETSLGLGTMRPDSLRRIQALVNHSLMFIAESNSLKPLAKMIGHDYKTYEHATKVLWFTVAFLRRNSDVLTQIVPDIEAYHEVQVKELLKQCGVGAMLHDIGKVFVAPEILNKEGPLNSVEWEIIKRHPLTSFAMLADTDTPVFVKKAILQHHEDYNGEGYPMGLKGRNINVLARVLRIVDVFDAMTSRRPYKEAFSPMEAARIMVGTPEGDDASPDGNGRDQRDRGMKRCFDEKLLRKFVVFLGKVSSEM; this comes from the coding sequence ATGCGCGATGCAAAATACATGGCCATTCCTCCCGGCGCGATACTGCCGGGAAGCCTGCCAAGATTCAAGATATACGTCCTTGCGCCCGATGGGCGCTACATCCTGTGGGCGCGCGCGGGCAACGAGGTCGGCAGGGACCGGCTCGCCATGCTTGCCGAGACGGGGCAGAAAGAGGTCTTCATCGACCTCGACGAAGAGATCAAGTACGAAAAGTATCTCGAGAACAACCTGGGGACCATCCTCGAGAACCAGGGGATGCCCGACGACCAGAAGGCTGAGGTCTTCAGCAGGGTCTCCACGAATGTCGTCAAGGATACCTTTGAAACCTCTCTGGGTCTCGGCACAATGCGGCCGGATTCGCTGCGGCGGATCCAGGCGCTCGTCAACCATTCCCTCATGTTCATAGCCGAGTCGAATTCGCTGAAACCCCTGGCGAAGATGATCGGCCACGACTACAAGACCTACGAGCATGCCACCAAGGTGCTGTGGTTCACGGTGGCCTTCCTGAGGCGCAATTCCGACGTTCTTACCCAGATAGTCCCTGATATCGAGGCGTATCATGAGGTCCAGGTGAAGGAGCTCCTGAAGCAGTGTGGCGTGGGGGCCATGCTCCACGACATCGGGAAGGTCTTTGTCGCGCCCGAGATACTCAATAAGGAGGGGCCTCTCAACTCCGTGGAGTGGGAGATCATCAAACGCCACCCGTTGACGAGTTTCGCCATGCTCGCCGACACGGATACCCCCGTGTTCGTCAAGAAGGCCATACTTCAGCACCATGAGGATTACAACGGCGAGGGCTACCCGATGGGGCTCAAAGGGAGGAACATCAACGTCCTCGCACGCGTCCTGAGGATAGTCGACGTCTTTGACGCCATGACATCCCGTCGTCCCTACAAGGAGGCCTTCTCTCCCATGGAGGCGGCACGGATCATGGTCGGGACGCCGGAAGGGGACGATGCCTCTCCGGACGGTAACGGGCGGGACCAGAGGGACCGGGGCATGAAGAGATGCTTCGATGAGAAACTGCTCCGAAAGTTCGTAGTGTTCCTGGGCAAAGTGTCGTCTGAGATGTGA
- a CDS encoding LysR family transcriptional regulator has protein sequence MKLIYKIWLNMEGDKAFGEGPYKLLKGVQQTGSLREAASSLGMAYSKARRVIARSESNLGFALTRKKIGGVSGGGSEVTDDAVRLMSAYEGLRSEIQHVIGKVYRKHFGESVEVEFYRTVARKRGEKKA, from the coding sequence ATGAAGCTCATCTACAAGATATGGCTCAACATGGAGGGCGACAAGGCTTTCGGGGAGGGTCCGTACAAGCTCCTGAAAGGGGTGCAGCAGACGGGTTCGCTGAGGGAGGCGGCCTCCTCTCTGGGTATGGCGTACAGCAAGGCCCGGCGTGTCATAGCAAGGAGCGAGAGCAATCTCGGTTTTGCCCTTACGAGAAAGAAGATAGGGGGAGTCTCGGGGGGTGGTTCCGAGGTGACCGACGACGCGGTCCGGCTCATGAGCGCGTACGAGGGCCTTCGGTCAGAGATTCAGCACGTCATCGGAAAAGTATACAGAAAGCATTTTGGGGAGTCCGTCGAGGTGGAGTTTTACAGGACGGTTGCCCGCAAGCGCGGTGAGAAAAAGGCGTAA
- a CDS encoding ribonucleoside-triphosphate reductase, with translation MALKEEIREVFSAVPAQFSEKEGVTTVEYVVAERKSFLSKKKVTYIAKYRIVEDTREVRFTEMLKESGSGLSSGSFGDGPSGFGFKKTTYRTGTGGRGGTIEERSNVLGSKYSYTFDFKATRAAVEKKVEDAGYAFKYQITPMGL, from the coding sequence GTGGCACTGAAGGAAGAGATAAGAGAGGTGTTTTCGGCCGTCCCGGCGCAGTTCTCTGAAAAAGAAGGAGTGACCACGGTGGAATATGTCGTGGCCGAACGGAAGTCTTTCCTTTCGAAAAAGAAGGTGACCTACATAGCGAAATACCGGATAGTGGAAGACACGCGGGAGGTCCGGTTCACGGAAATGCTCAAGGAGTCGGGATCGGGCCTGTCAAGCGGCAGTTTCGGCGACGGGCCATCGGGTTTCGGATTCAAGAAAACGACGTACAGGACGGGCACGGGCGGCCGGGGAGGCACGATAGAGGAGCGATCGAACGTTCTCGGCAGCAAGTACAGCTACACCTTCGATTTCAAGGCAACCCGGGCCGCTGTTGAGAAGAAGGTCGAAGACGCAGGCTACGCCTTCAAGTACCAGATAACACCGATGGGACTGTAG